CTACATCGACCACGTCATGCAGGCCGACACCGGCGCCGACCTCGATTTCCTGGTCGGCGGCAGCGGCGAGAAGGTCGGCCGTGAATCGCACTGAAACGCCTGTGCGCGCGCGTGTCGCAGCCGGGAAGCCACAGGAAGGAGTGACATGCCGGAATTCGACGGAGCCGTCGCGATCGTGACCGGAGGTGCCAGCGGAATCGGAGCCGCCACCGCTGTGCTGCTGGAAGAGCGGGGTGCGCGTGTCGCCGTGCTCGATCGCAGTCTCGACGGAGTGCCGGCAGCCTTCTTCGGCACGGTGTGCGACGTCACGGACAGCGCCCAGGTCGACGCCGCCGTCTCGGCCGTGGTCGACCATTACGGATCGCTCGACATCGTGATCAACAATGCGGGGATCGGCGCGTCGGGCGATGTCGCGGCCAACGACGACGACGAGTGGCACCGCGTCTTCGACGTCAACGTGGTCGGGATCGCGCGGGTCACGCGTGCGGCGCTTCCGCACCTGCGGCAGTCGTCTCGCGCGGCGGTGGTCAACACATGCTCGATCGCCGGCATCGCCGGGCTGCCGAACCGGGCGCTGTACTCCGCGAGCAAGGGAGCCGTCGCCGCTCTGACGCTGGCGATGGCAGCCGACCACGTTCGCGAGGGCATCCGCGTCAACGCCGTCACGCCCGGCACGGCCGACACCCCTTGGGTCGGGCGGATCCTCGAGGCCGCAGAAGACCCTGACGCCGCGGCCGCCGCGCTGCGCGCTCGTCAGCCGATGGGCCGTCTCGTCACGGCTGCGGAAGTGGCCAACGCGATCGTCTACCTCGCCTCGCCCAATTCGTCGTCAACGACGGGGACGCTGCTGGGCGTCGACGGAGGGATGCAGGGCCTGCGGGTTTCGTCGTAGGCTCGGCGCCCGCCGCCCCGCCGCCCCGCGCCCGCCGCCCAGCCGCCCCGAGCGGGCATGTTCGCCCCGAGCGGGCACGCTGTGCAACGCTCGACCGTGCCCGTTCGGGAGTTGCATGCCCGTTCGGTGCCGAGGGGCGTGGACGAGCGCTTTGGCGCCAGACAACAGGTTGTCCATCACGCGCGTCCGTGCGGCGATCAGCACGTCGTGGTGCTCCCTGATCACGGTTTGCGGGCGATCCGTCGGGTGGGTCCCGCTACTCCGCAGAGCGGCGGATGTAGTCGTACGCGCCAGGACCGGTCGGTGTGTCCAGGAGTTGGTACACCACACCGTGGTGGTCGATCTCCGGCTTGGGGGTGCCGTCTGGTCGGAGCGGACAGAGGACGGGCTCTGCGTCATCGGTCGGGGTGGGGCCCTCGTGAAGCAGGGCGATATAGGTCTCGATGCTCACTCGATCCACGCTACCTGTCGCACTCATCGGTGGCCGTGCCGGTGCGCCACGTCAATATCTCTGCGTACGAAGCAGCACCACCACACCCTGGATCGCGGTCTGAAATGCCGTGCGCTGTTCTATAAGCTGATCGTTGGAGTGCCGGGAAGTCTGGTCGGCGAATCCGCTGGCGAGGCCGGCGGGACTCGTACCCGCTGGAAGGATCTCCGCTTGGACACGCACGCCCCCCCGTCTCGATGGTCGCGACTGCTCGCCTGGGTCTCCGGTGATGTGGTCGGCGGCGCTGTGATGATCGGCGCCGCTGCGCTGGCGCTGATCTGGGCGAATTCGCCGTGGCAGGGCGGGTACGAGGCGTTGTCGGACCTCGTCGTTGGGCCGGCGGTGCTGCATCTGGACCTGCCGTTGTCGGCGTGGGCGGCAGACGGCCTCCTGGCGATCTTCTTCTTCGTCGTCGGTGTCGAACTCAAGCAGGAGATCGTCGCCGGCAGTCTCCGCAATCCTCGAGAAGCCGGAGTTCCGGTCCTGGCAGCTGTCGGCGGGATGGCGGTCCCCGCACTGCTCTATGTCGTGATCATCGGCGTCCTCGGCCCCGAATCGGCGCTGCATGGCTGGGCGATCCCGACGGCGACGGACATTGCGTTCGCCCTCGCCGTGCTGGCGATCTTCGGCCGTGGCCTTCCGGTCGCGCTGCGCGTGTTCCTGCTCACGCTGGCGGTCGTCGATGACCTGCTGGCGATCGTCATCATCGCGGTGTTCTACAGCGAAGGCGTCAACGTCTGGATGCTGCTCGGATCCTTCGCCGCTGTAGCCCTGTTCGCGGTCGCGGTCCGCGCGAGGAAGATGCGCTGGTGGTTCCTGATCCCGCTCGCGCTGATCGCCTGGACGCTGATGCACTCCTCAGGGGTGCACGCGACCATCGCCGGTGTCCTCCTGGGCTTCAGCGTCTCGGCCCGCCCGATTCGCGGCGAACCCACCTCCCGCACTACACAGCTCGAACACACCGTCCGGCCGCTCTCGTCGGGGTTCGCGCTGCCGGTGTTCGCCTTCTTCGCCGCCGGAGTGTCCCTCTCAGGCGAGAACGGAATCCTCGCCGCCCTCGGCGACCCCGTGGCGATCGCAGTGATCGTTGCGCTGGTCGTCGGCAAGCTCACGGGAGTGCTGGGCGTGACCGCGGTCGTGACGAAGACCACACCGTTGCGGCTGCCGGACGGGATCGGCATCCGCGACCTCCTCCCGGTCGGTCTCCTCACCGGGATCGGCTTCACCGTTTCTCTCCTGATCGCCGAACTGTCCTTTCCCACCGGCGACCACCAGGCGAACGCGAAGTTCGCCATCCTGGTCGCCAGTGTCCTGGCCGCCGTCCTTGCCGCGATGACCCTGCGGTGGGATGCCCGCAAGGCACGTATCGCCGACATGAACAGCGACGGCATCGACGACATCAACCTCGCCCGCATCGGCGACCCCCCACCACGCGACCCCGACCAGTCGGCCCATGCTTGACGGCGCCGATCCCACTCCCGCGGACGAATCAGGGCTGACGCAGGTGCTCAGCGCCGATCACATCGACGAACAAGTCATCCGACAGCGGGATGCCGGCGCGAAGCACGCTGACCGTCCCCGAAGGCTCGAACACGACGGCGGCGATCTCGTCGGGATGACCCACACCAGCCAGACGGATGCGGGATCGTAACTCTGCGTGCGAGATATGACAGCGGCGCAGGTTCGCCTCGATCGGAGTCGAGCCCGCCATCAGCAGGACCGGTTTGACCGCGACGACCCGCGCGCCGAATGCCGTCGATCGGATCGCTCCGACCACCGCTTGAATCAACACCAGCGTGCACAACGCGACGACACCGGTCATCAGCCTCGGTTCCTGGCCCAGGGACGCGCGCCCGATGATCGCGCCGAACGCGACCACTGCGGCCACATCGAAGCTGGACAGGGACGCGATCAATCTCTGCCCGAGCACCCGGATGAGCACCACCATCACCAGGTACATCGCGATCGTCGCGATGATCGTGGCGAGAACTTCCAGCGGGGAGATGGTGAGCAGTTCGATCAAGTCGATCCTCCTTCGTGCGGGACCGAGGTCCCGGGGTGCGCTGTGCCCGGTTTCGTGACGCGAGCGTCGAATCGGCATCGAGACTCGCGAGGTCGCGAGCTACGCCGTCCGGAACGCGGTCGCAGCACGCACGGATCGTCAGTTCGCGGTGCGCATCGGACCAGTTGCGTTGGACGACTGCTCGATCGGTCCGGACATGCCCCCATGCTTATCATGTGGCGATGGTGCGGCAGCGGGCATGGATGGGACTCATTCCGCGACGGGGTGCGATCCCGCGTCTTCTGCGTCGCGCGCCGATCCCCATCGTGACGATCGCCGGTCTCGGGTTGGTGTTTCTCGGAGCGCTCATCATCACCCGACCTCTCACTTCGATCTACCTCCTGGGCATCTACGTCGCATTGAGCGCGATCATCTCCGGTGTTGCAGAGTTGCGGCCCGACGGACGTTCCGCTCGTCTGTGGGAGCGGATCATCGCGGGTGCGTGGATCGTCGCGGGGCTCGCCGTCCTGGTCTTCCTCGACCGCAGTCTCGACCTCCTGCCTCGCGCGCTCGCCATCCTGCTCCTCATCGGCGGTCTCGCCTCTCTCGGGGACGTGATCGCGGGCGGAAGACTGAGCGAGCGAGTTCTGGCGGCGGCGTGGGGCGCCAGTCAGATCGTGTTCGGTGTCCTCGCGCTGTCGTGGCCGGACGTGACCGTGCTCGTCGTTGCGGTCGTCTTCGGAGTCCGCACCCTCGGGTACGGCGGATTCCTTCTGGTCCAGTCGTTGCGGAGCATCGCACGGCGATCGAGAACCGCCGCCGCGATGGACGA
This portion of the Microbacterium pygmaeum genome encodes:
- a CDS encoding SDR family NAD(P)-dependent oxidoreductase; translated protein: MPEFDGAVAIVTGGASGIGAATAVLLEERGARVAVLDRSLDGVPAAFFGTVCDVTDSAQVDAAVSAVVDHYGSLDIVINNAGIGASGDVAANDDDEWHRVFDVNVVGIARVTRAALPHLRQSSRAAVVNTCSIAGIAGLPNRALYSASKGAVAALTLAMAADHVREGIRVNAVTPGTADTPWVGRILEAAEDPDAAAAALRARQPMGRLVTAAEVANAIVYLASPNSSSTTGTLLGVDGGMQGLRVSS
- the nhaA gene encoding Na+/H+ antiporter NhaA — translated: MDTHAPPSRWSRLLAWVSGDVVGGAVMIGAAALALIWANSPWQGGYEALSDLVVGPAVLHLDLPLSAWAADGLLAIFFFVVGVELKQEIVAGSLRNPREAGVPVLAAVGGMAVPALLYVVIIGVLGPESALHGWAIPTATDIAFALAVLAIFGRGLPVALRVFLLTLAVVDDLLAIVIIAVFYSEGVNVWMLLGSFAAVALFAVAVRARKMRWWFLIPLALIAWTLMHSSGVHATIAGVLLGFSVSARPIRGEPTSRTTQLEHTVRPLSSGFALPVFAFFAAGVSLSGENGILAALGDPVAIAVIVALVVGKLTGVLGVTAVVTKTTPLRLPDGIGIRDLLPVGLLTGIGFTVSLLIAELSFPTGDHQANAKFAILVASVLAAVLAAMTLRWDARKARIADMNSDGIDDINLARIGDPPPRDPDQSAHA
- a CDS encoding DUF421 domain-containing protein; translated protein: MVVLIRVLGQRLIASLSSFDVAAVVAFGAIIGRASLGQEPRLMTGVVALCTLVLIQAVVGAIRSTAFGARVVAVKPVLLMAGSTPIEANLRRCHISHAELRSRIRLAGVGHPDEIAAVVFEPSGTVSVLRAGIPLSDDLFVDVIGAEHLRQP